In the genome of Plasmodium yoelii strain 17X genome assembly, chromosome: 14, one region contains:
- a CDS encoding V-type proton ATPase subunit H, putative gives MANDNGISVIRKFVESEQKNEILNDSILNTMPCYDKYKDINILSEEEVDLLKKFHDMNKKEKFDYFKENSMIVSVLFNCLKNDFNAHLIQYVLTIFYEIIRNDGSSYSYILSILDCKEVYSHLMKLCTHNDTYITDKSSFLLSGSFCYNNNYFTDMDIRNFILKIDFFNVTEEGKLDIFINILKIDEYRKDIYELEQFLTILNKNLDIANNNANKQYKSVFCVWLLTFKDFFIKKLYKNNIISVIINLFKKCRVEKILRVSLNIIKNIIHMDDCFEIIVDNNIIQTLTVLQYDKWRDNDIYDTIVQLLHKLDQRVKNYSNFERYCHELSNGKLKWSILHTEKFWLENVMQFEKDEFKSIQQLADIIKKYAHSILQKPQSNETKEEIDNVTAAVACFDIGEFARLYPNGKKICQKFKIKENVMLLIATKDRDIAREALLCAQKIMLNNWQSISNTK, from the exons atggcAAATGATAATGGGATAAGCGTTATTAGGAAATTTGTAGAATctgaacaaaaaaatgaa ATATTAAATGATTCGATTTTAAATACTATGCCATGTTATGACAAATACAAGGATATCAATATATTGTCCGAAGAAGAAGtcgatttattaaaaaaatttcatGATATGAACAAAAAGGAAAAGTTTGATTATTTTAAGGAGAATTCTATGATCGTTAGTGTATTATTTAATTGCTTAAAAAACGATTTTAATGCCCATTTAATTCAATATGTGctaacaattttttatgaaattatAAGAAATGATGGAAGTTCTTATAGTTATATATTAAGCATATTGGATTGTAAAGAAGTATATTCTCATTTAATGAAATTATGCACACATAACGATACTTATATAACTGATAAAAGCTCGTTCTTATTGTCAGGGAGCTTTTGCTATAACAATAATTATTTCACAGATATGGATATaagaaattttattttaaagattgatttttttaatgtaacTGAAGAAGGTAAATTGgatatattcataaatataCTAAAAATAGATGAATATAGAAaagatatatatgaattagaacaatttttaacaatattaaataaaaacttAGATATAGCTAATAATAATGCtaataaacaatataaatcTGTTTTTTGTGTATGGTTACTTACATTTAAagattttttcattaaaaaattatataaaaataacattatttcagttattataaatttatttaaaaaatgtcgagttgaaaaaatattaagagTATCCCttaatatcattaaaaatataattcatatGGATGATTGTTTTGAAATTATAGTTgataacaatataatacaaaCATTAACCGTTTTGCAATATGATAAATGGAGAGATAACGACATATATGATACCATAGTTCAGCTTTTACATAAGTTGGATCAGCGTGTTAAAAATTACAG CAATTTCGAGCGATATTGTCATGAACTCTCAAATGGAAAACTAAAATGGTCTATTTTGCACACAGAAAAATTTTGGCTAGAAAATGTGATGCAATTTGAGAAGGATGAATTTAAATCCATACAGCAATTAGcagatataataaaaaaatatgcacataGCATACTACAGAAACCGCAATCTAATGAAACAAAAGAAGAAATAGATAATGTAACGGCCGCAGTGGCATGCTTTGATATTGGCGAATTTGCTAGATTATATCCAAACGGTAAAAAGATATGccaaaaatttaaaataaaagaaaatgtaATGCTCTTAATTGCAACAAAAGATAGAGATATTGCTAGAGAAGCGTTATTATGCGCtcaaaaaattatgttaaaCAACTGGCAAAGTATATCGAACACAAAATAG